One part of the Arthrobacter sp. EM1 genome encodes these proteins:
- a CDS encoding YbaK/EbsC family protein has product MDGPLPGPVARVQHALHALGAADTVTVFDSIVPTAAAAAAALGCDVAAIANSLVFDLEGVPLLILASGAAKVDLPKVSAELGAGRIRRASPGFVLEHTGQEVGGVAPVGHPKKIRTLLDQSLAAHPVLWAGAGDHNSMFSISYVELQRITEATVLAVR; this is encoded by the coding sequence GTGGACGGCCCGCTGCCGGGGCCCGTGGCCAGGGTGCAGCACGCATTGCACGCGCTCGGTGCCGCGGACACCGTTACGGTTTTCGACTCGATTGTCCCGACGGCGGCCGCCGCGGCCGCCGCCCTGGGCTGCGACGTCGCCGCCATCGCCAACAGCCTGGTCTTCGACCTCGAAGGGGTGCCGCTGCTGATCCTGGCCAGCGGGGCGGCGAAAGTTGATCTCCCAAAGGTCAGCGCGGAACTTGGCGCCGGCAGGATCCGCCGGGCCTCGCCCGGCTTTGTGCTCGAACATACGGGCCAGGAAGTAGGCGGCGTCGCACCGGTCGGGCATCCGAAAAAAATCAGGACGCTGCTCGATCAGTCGCTGGCGGCCCACCCCGTTCTTTGGGCCGGTGCCGGAGACCACAACTCGATGTTCTCCATCAGCTACGTTGAGCTGCAGCGGATCACCGAAGCCACAGTGCTGGCCGTACGGTAA